A stretch of Synechococcus sp. WH 8020 DNA encodes these proteins:
- a CDS encoding 4-hydroxy-3-methylbut-2-enyl diphosphate reductase — protein sequence MDTHAFKRSLHHSDRYNRRGFGRADEVAGSLEQAYQSSLIGSIRDNGYSLTHGRLKVRLAEAFGFCWGVERAVAMAYETRRHYPQERIWITNEIIHNPSVNDHLREMDVLFISVEGGVKDFSGVATGDVVILPAFGATVQEMQLLNERGCHIVDTTCPWVSKVWTTVEKHKKQSFTSIIHGKVKHEETLATSSFAGTYLVVLDLEEARLVADYILGKGNRESFMERFSKACSPEFDPDRDLKHLGVANQTTMLKSETEEIGRLFERTMLSKYGPTQLNEHFLAFNTICDATQERQDAMFSLVDETVDLMVVIGGYNSSNTTHLQEIAVSRGIRSFHIDTPERIHTDNSIEHKPLGEELTVEELFLPSGPVTVGITSGASTPDRVVEHVIQRLITLSEN from the coding sequence ATGGATACTCACGCCTTCAAACGCTCCCTTCATCACTCCGATCGCTACAACCGGCGAGGCTTCGGTCGAGCTGACGAGGTGGCTGGCAGTCTGGAACAGGCGTACCAAAGCAGCCTGATTGGTTCCATCCGAGACAACGGGTACAGCCTGACCCATGGCCGACTCAAGGTGCGCCTCGCCGAAGCGTTTGGATTTTGCTGGGGAGTGGAAAGGGCTGTCGCCATGGCTTACGAGACGCGACGTCACTACCCGCAAGAACGCATCTGGATCACCAACGAAATCATCCATAACCCCTCAGTGAATGACCACCTAAGAGAAATGGACGTGTTGTTCATCTCCGTGGAGGGTGGAGTGAAGGACTTTTCGGGCGTGGCAACGGGCGATGTGGTGATCCTTCCCGCTTTTGGCGCCACCGTTCAAGAGATGCAACTGCTCAATGAGCGTGGCTGTCACATTGTTGACACCACCTGTCCATGGGTTTCAAAGGTGTGGACGACGGTTGAGAAGCACAAGAAGCAATCCTTCACGTCGATCATTCACGGCAAGGTGAAACATGAAGAGACGCTTGCAACCAGCTCCTTTGCCGGAACGTATCTCGTCGTTCTCGATCTTGAGGAAGCCCGGCTTGTCGCTGATTACATTCTCGGCAAAGGCAATCGTGAATCATTTATGGAACGGTTCTCCAAGGCCTGTTCTCCAGAATTTGACCCCGATCGCGATCTCAAACATTTGGGTGTGGCCAACCAAACCACCATGCTCAAAAGTGAAACTGAAGAAATTGGACGCTTATTTGAGCGAACCATGCTCAGCAAATACGGGCCTACGCAGCTGAATGAGCATTTTTTAGCGTTCAATACCATCTGCGACGCCACCCAGGAGCGGCAGGACGCCATGTTCTCGCTCGTTGACGAAACAGTGGATCTGATGGTGGTCATTGGGGGCTACAACTCCTCCAACACCACCCATCTGCAAGAAATTGCCGTCAGCCGTGGCATTCGTTCCTTCCACATCGACACTCCAGAACGCATCCACACCGACAACTCGATCGAGCACAAGCCCCTTGGCGAAGAGCTCACAGTCGAAGAGTTATTCCTGCCAAGTGGGCCCGTAACCGTAGGGATCACCTCGGGGGCCTCCACCCCAGATCGAGTTGTGGAGCATGTCATCCAGAGACTGATCACCCTGAGCGAAAACTGA
- a CDS encoding DUF3155 domain-containing protein, translated as MSKKRKRISRRRLAGQRVLAHVPTHHLETGEHKPVTAARRYIAEGVLMPPALVNVRRNEHTTDRFFWGEKGLFSAQYAEENHFLFPSLRSIVDNVGEEVIFEGLDLASDDWEEMEEYEYAFV; from the coding sequence ATGTCCAAAAAACGTAAGAGGATTAGTCGTCGTCGCCTCGCTGGTCAGCGTGTGCTGGCGCATGTGCCGACTCACCATCTCGAAACGGGTGAACACAAGCCTGTAACAGCGGCTCGTCGCTACATAGCCGAAGGCGTCCTCATGCCCCCGGCCCTGGTCAACGTGCGCCGCAACGAACACACCACAGATCGCTTCTTCTGGGGTGAAAAGGGACTCTTTAGTGCCCAGTACGCCGAGGAAAATCATTTTCTATTCCCTTCCCTCCGCTCCATCGTTGACAACGTTGGTGAAGAGGTGATTTTTGAAGGCCTAGACCTGGCCTCTGACGATTGGGAGGAAATGGAAGAGTACGAATACGCCTTCGTTTGA
- a CDS encoding DUF1997 domain-containing protein yields MLLLTRPSTDTLRGSDSRQVRCYRSQFRDRMEMRADFQTVGTYLDRHEGWFRRCAAPMEVTVIDEQAYALTLGRFGNFGFEVEPTIGLRLLPQKAGNYAICTVPLRHQDPALADLYDVDFQANLSLEDNSSSDSPEELTAVSWDLDLSVWIHLPKMITLLPDGLVQSSGDHLLRQIVRQISRRLTWKVQEDFHASHGLTCPPRRRAAF; encoded by the coding sequence GTGCTGCTCTTGACGAGACCCTCAACCGACACATTGCGCGGTAGCGATAGCCGTCAAGTTCGCTGCTATCGCAGTCAATTTCGCGATCGCATGGAGATGCGTGCCGACTTTCAAACCGTTGGCACCTACCTCGATCGTCACGAAGGCTGGTTTCGACGTTGTGCTGCACCCATGGAGGTCACGGTCATTGACGAGCAGGCCTATGCCCTCACTCTCGGGCGATTTGGCAATTTCGGGTTTGAGGTGGAACCAACGATCGGATTGCGCCTTTTACCGCAGAAGGCTGGCAATTACGCGATCTGTACGGTGCCTCTCAGACATCAAGATCCAGCCTTAGCCGATCTCTATGACGTTGACTTCCAGGCCAACCTCAGTCTTGAAGACAACAGCTCAAGCGACTCACCTGAAGAACTCACCGCTGTGAGCTGGGACCTGGACCTTTCGGTTTGGATTCACCTTCCCAAGATGATCACGCTGCTTCCTGATGGGCTGGTTCAGTCCAGCGGTGATCACCTCTTGCGCCAAATTGTGCGACAAATTTCAAGGCGACTCACCTGGAAAGTCCAAGAAGATTTCCATGCCAGTCACGGGCTGACCTGCCCGCCGAGAAGGCGGGCTGCCTTCTGA
- the glyA gene encoding serine hydroxymethyltransferase, giving the protein MTDRSAAPINASLKAADPAIAGLIDQEQMRQETHLELIASENFTSKAVMEAQGSVLTNKYAEGLPHKRYYGGCEHVDAIEELAITRAKELFDAAWANVQPHSGAQANFAVFLALLQPGDTILGMDLSHGGHLTHGSPVNVSGKWFNVVQYGVDKETQRLDMEAIRKLALEHKPKLIICGYSAYPRSIDFAAFRSIADEVGAYLLADMAHIAGLVAAGVHASPVPHCDVVTTTTHKTLRGPRGGLILCRDAEFARRFDKAVFPGSQGGPLEHVIAAKAVAFGEALQPDFKAYSRQVVANAQSLAARLQERKIDVVSGGTDNHVVLLDLRSIGMTGKVADLLVSDVHITANKNTVPFDPESPFVTSGLRLGTAALTTRGFDEQAFQEVADVIADRLQNPEDDAIQARCLERVSDLCKRFPLYAPALEPALA; this is encoded by the coding sequence ATGACAGATCGCTCCGCAGCCCCGATTAATGCATCGTTGAAGGCTGCAGACCCTGCCATTGCTGGTTTGATCGATCAAGAGCAGATGCGTCAGGAGACACATCTTGAGTTGATTGCATCGGAGAACTTCACCTCCAAGGCGGTGATGGAGGCTCAGGGATCGGTTCTCACCAATAAATACGCCGAGGGGTTGCCCCATAAGCGTTATTACGGCGGCTGTGAGCACGTGGATGCGATCGAAGAATTGGCAATCACGCGGGCCAAGGAGCTCTTTGATGCGGCTTGGGCGAATGTTCAGCCCCATAGCGGCGCTCAGGCGAACTTCGCTGTGTTTCTTGCCTTGCTTCAGCCCGGTGACACGATTCTTGGGATGGACCTCAGCCATGGGGGGCATCTCACCCATGGCTCACCGGTGAATGTCAGTGGCAAGTGGTTCAACGTGGTTCAGTACGGCGTTGACAAAGAGACTCAGCGCCTCGACATGGAGGCCATCCGCAAGTTGGCTCTTGAGCACAAGCCCAAGCTGATAATTTGTGGATACTCGGCTTACCCGCGCTCGATTGACTTCGCCGCGTTCCGTTCCATTGCGGATGAAGTGGGTGCCTACCTGTTGGCAGACATGGCCCATATCGCCGGCCTCGTGGCGGCTGGAGTGCATGCAAGTCCAGTCCCTCACTGTGATGTTGTGACCACGACCACGCACAAAACCCTGCGCGGCCCCCGTGGTGGCTTGATCCTGTGTCGCGATGCAGAGTTCGCGCGTCGATTTGACAAGGCGGTCTTTCCAGGGTCGCAAGGTGGACCGCTTGAACACGTGATTGCAGCCAAAGCTGTGGCGTTCGGCGAAGCGTTGCAGCCTGATTTCAAGGCCTATAGCCGTCAGGTTGTTGCCAATGCTCAGTCCCTTGCGGCCCGTCTTCAGGAGCGAAAGATTGATGTGGTGAGTGGTGGGACCGATAACCATGTGGTGCTTTTGGATTTGCGCAGCATCGGGATGACCGGCAAGGTGGCTGATCTGTTGGTGAGTGATGTGCACATCACAGCCAACAAGAACACGGTTCCCTTTGATCCGGAGTCCCCTTTCGTGACGAGTGGTTTGCGTTTGGGAACGGCTGCTCTCACCACCCGTGGCTTCGACGAGCAGGCCTTTCAAGAGGTTGCTGATGTGATCGCTGATCGCCTTCAGAACCCTGAAGATGACGCCATTCAGGCGCGTTGTTTGGAGCGAGTTAGTGATCTTTGCAAGCGGTTTCCGCTCTATGCCCCGGCTTTGGAACCGGCTCTCGCTTGA
- a CDS encoding alpha/beta hydrolase, translating into MAADLLCQPSRKARARLVLLHGWGADAGDLMPLGQALADAIATPLELVALQAPQRQTQGSGRQWYGLFPADWAAVPAAVKGLKERIKSLSSEEIPLEATVLLGFSQGGAMTMAAGCDLPLAGLIACSAYPHPNWQAPVIRPPVLLLHGQKDDVVPHSAALALKNELVQSNQACDLFSFDNGHAIPVEAQAEMKKTLKRWLDQPAQSA; encoded by the coding sequence ATGGCCGCCGATCTGCTCTGCCAACCCTCACGCAAAGCTCGGGCACGGCTGGTGCTTCTTCACGGCTGGGGAGCCGATGCCGGCGACCTGATGCCGCTGGGACAAGCGCTTGCCGATGCGATCGCGACACCACTTGAGCTGGTTGCCCTGCAAGCCCCCCAACGCCAAACTCAAGGATCAGGACGCCAGTGGTATGGCCTGTTTCCAGCCGACTGGGCCGCTGTTCCAGCAGCTGTTAAAGGATTAAAAGAACGCATCAAAAGCCTGAGCTCAGAGGAGATCCCACTGGAAGCAACGGTGCTCTTGGGCTTTTCTCAAGGAGGAGCCATGACCATGGCTGCCGGCTGTGACTTGCCTCTCGCAGGATTAATCGCATGCAGTGCCTATCCCCATCCCAACTGGCAAGCTCCTGTCATTCGCCCCCCTGTACTTCTTCTGCATGGGCAGAAAGACGACGTTGTGCCGCATTCAGCGGCCTTGGCGCTTAAAAACGAGTTAGTGCAGAGCAATCAAGCGTGTGACCTCTTCAGTTTCGACAATGGACATGCCATCCCCGTTGAGGCGCAGGCTGAAATGAAAAAAACCCTCAAGCGCTGGCTGGATCAACCAGCCCAGAGCGCTTAA
- the purH gene encoding bifunctional phosphoribosylaminoimidazolecarboxamide formyltransferase/IMP cyclohydrolase — protein MAPTALLSVSDKRGVVPLAEALHRLHGYQLLSSGGTAKVLEEAGLPVTRVADHTGAPEILGGRVKTLHPRIHGGILARRGDSAHEADLLEQKIDPIDVVVVNLYPFRETVADPDVSWDTAIENIDIGGPTMVRSAAKNHAHVAVLTSPEQYDRFLEALSGSAGGVDANVRRQLALEAFAHTAAYDVAISRWMQSRPELQPDVEAAAPAEALPWLEALPLRQTLRYGENPHQKAAWFSSPMGWGGAKQLQGKELSTNNLLDLEAALATVREFGYGSSGLHPAEQAAAVVVKHTNPCGVAVGDGVAIALTRALDGDRISAFGGIVAMNSVVDGLAAKELTSLFLECVVAPGYSPEAREILAAKGNLRLIELAPEAIDAAPKDHVRSILGGVLVQDLDDQPIDPSAWTVASQRQPTASEHADLRFAWQLVRHVRSNAILVARDGQSLGVGAGQMNRVGSARLALEAAGEQAVGAVLASDGFFPFDDTVRLAASHGIKAVIHPGGSLRDADSIKACDELGLAMVLTGRRHFLH, from the coding sequence ATGGCTCCAACTGCCTTGCTGAGCGTGTCTGATAAGCGGGGGGTGGTGCCCCTTGCTGAGGCTCTCCATCGGCTCCATGGCTATCAGCTGCTATCCAGTGGTGGAACCGCCAAAGTGCTTGAAGAGGCTGGATTGCCCGTCACACGAGTGGCAGACCACACCGGTGCGCCAGAGATTCTTGGCGGTCGCGTGAAGACCCTCCACCCTCGAATTCATGGTGGAATTTTGGCGCGACGCGGAGATTCGGCCCACGAGGCGGATCTCCTCGAACAGAAGATCGACCCCATCGATGTGGTGGTTGTGAATCTCTATCCGTTCAGGGAAACCGTCGCAGACCCCGATGTGAGTTGGGATACGGCCATTGAGAACATCGATATCGGCGGACCCACCATGGTTCGCTCTGCGGCAAAAAATCATGCCCATGTTGCGGTGCTCACCAGTCCTGAGCAGTACGACAGGTTTTTGGAAGCGCTGTCTGGATCGGCTGGAGGTGTGGACGCCAATGTGCGCAGGCAGTTGGCCTTGGAGGCTTTTGCCCATACGGCTGCGTATGACGTTGCCATAAGTCGCTGGATGCAATCTCGTCCTGAGTTGCAACCTGATGTTGAGGCCGCGGCTCCAGCAGAAGCTTTGCCTTGGTTGGAAGCTCTTCCGCTTCGGCAGACGTTGCGTTACGGGGAGAATCCGCACCAGAAAGCGGCTTGGTTTAGTAGCCCCATGGGATGGGGGGGGGCCAAGCAGCTCCAAGGGAAGGAGCTCAGTACCAATAATCTGCTCGATTTGGAAGCGGCCCTGGCCACCGTTCGTGAGTTTGGTTATGGATCATCTGGTCTCCATCCCGCTGAACAAGCGGCGGCTGTGGTGGTCAAGCACACCAATCCCTGTGGAGTGGCGGTGGGTGATGGCGTAGCCATCGCCCTCACTCGAGCTCTTGATGGTGATCGAATCAGCGCCTTCGGTGGCATTGTTGCCATGAACTCTGTGGTTGATGGCCTAGCGGCCAAGGAGCTCACAAGCCTGTTTTTGGAGTGTGTGGTGGCGCCTGGGTACAGCCCAGAAGCGCGTGAAATTTTGGCAGCAAAAGGCAATCTCCGCCTGATCGAGTTGGCGCCTGAGGCCATTGATGCGGCACCGAAAGACCATGTCCGCAGCATTCTTGGTGGTGTGTTGGTGCAGGATCTCGACGATCAACCGATCGATCCCTCCGCGTGGACGGTGGCGAGCCAGCGCCAACCCACTGCGTCTGAACACGCCGATCTCAGATTTGCTTGGCAGCTTGTGCGTCACGTGCGCTCGAATGCGATTTTGGTCGCACGCGATGGGCAGAGCCTGGGTGTTGGCGCAGGTCAAATGAATCGAGTTGGCTCTGCTCGACTTGCCTTAGAGGCTGCTGGGGAACAAGCCGTGGGGGCAGTGCTCGCCAGTGATGGCTTCTTCCCGTTCGATGACACGGTTCGCCTTGCCGCAAGCCATGGCATTAAGGCCGTTATCCATCCAGGCGGCAGCCTTCGGGATGCTGACTCGATCAAAGCTTGCGATGAACTTGGTTTGGCGATGGTGTTGACCGGACGCCGTCACTTTCTTCACTAA
- the sfsA gene encoding DNA/RNA nuclease SfsA: protein MTGTSILEFPALSEGVLLKRYKRFLADVELNDGQVVTVHCANTGPMKGVLHPGGRVRVRHAPSPKRKLAWTWEQAEIPSSDGTLCWAGINTALPNKLIRALIEAGGLKDQLGPIKTIRAEVPYGLNRRSRIDLLLTPDDSADDQRPIYVEVKNTTWSQGEVALFPDTVTERGQKHLEELTALLPDARGVLVPCLSRPDVIAFAPGDSADPRYGDLFRQAMAAGVEVLPCCFSFYEDQIKWEGVRTVCPRL, encoded by the coding sequence ATGACCGGTACGTCGATCCTTGAATTTCCAGCCCTCAGCGAAGGTGTGCTCCTAAAGCGCTACAAACGCTTTCTGGCTGATGTGGAGCTCAACGATGGACAAGTCGTCACGGTCCACTGTGCCAACACGGGGCCTATGAAAGGCGTGCTCCATCCCGGTGGGAGAGTCCGGGTGCGCCATGCCCCTTCCCCGAAGCGCAAGTTGGCCTGGACTTGGGAGCAAGCTGAGATCCCAAGCAGTGACGGAACGCTCTGCTGGGCTGGCATTAATACGGCTTTGCCGAACAAACTGATTCGGGCCCTGATTGAAGCCGGTGGACTCAAAGACCAGCTCGGCCCGATCAAGACCATCCGCGCCGAAGTGCCCTATGGCCTCAATCGCAGAAGTCGCATTGACTTATTGCTTACTCCAGACGACAGCGCCGACGATCAACGCCCCATCTACGTTGAAGTGAAAAACACCACCTGGAGTCAGGGCGAGGTTGCGCTCTTCCCAGACACCGTCACGGAACGGGGCCAAAAACACCTGGAGGAACTGACGGCGCTCCTTCCTGATGCACGAGGTGTCCTGGTTCCCTGCCTGAGCCGGCCGGATGTCATCGCCTTCGCGCCGGGCGACAGCGCAGATCCCCGCTACGGGGATCTGTTCAGACAGGCCATGGCAGCAGGGGTTGAGGTGCTGCCTTGCTGCTTCAGTTTTTATGAGGACCAGATCAAATGGGAGGGAGTCAGGACCGTTTGTCCTCGCCTGTAA
- a CDS encoding DUF3181 family protein, with protein MTLDSADLRALTSTLADRLYIQVAGWHLYLGDAGLAETLAIECSALLDQGAVVAARQALEAVQVPIGGGTARLPMARLLPSSQLSDLEEILEGHCR; from the coding sequence ATGACTCTGGACTCAGCTGATCTACGCGCCCTCACCTCAACACTGGCGGACCGTCTTTACATCCAAGTGGCTGGCTGGCACTTGTATTTAGGAGATGCCGGCTTAGCCGAAACCCTTGCGATTGAATGCAGCGCTCTACTCGACCAAGGCGCCGTTGTGGCTGCACGACAAGCGCTGGAGGCCGTTCAAGTGCCGATTGGGGGAGGAACTGCGCGATTACCGATGGCACGTCTGTTGCCGTCCTCTCAACTTTCGGACCTCGAGGAGATTCTCGAAGGACACTGCCGATAA
- a CDS encoding ammonium transporter, which produces MTTAYESPNTRRKSRLQEASLLEGPMLLLQSIRGFKTNRSLLWLGCVPLALFGLGLFNLSAHAAEMPELNAAFLANNLWLLVATILVIFMNAGFAMVEAGMCRQKNAVNILAKNLFVFALAVTAYWFVGYSLMYGNAIAAGWLYFNGLFFDPAVTPELISEAGLVPSVDFLFQAAFAGTAATIVSGLVAERVKFGEFVVFSLILTAFIYPIAGSWEWNGGWLNSVGDKEFIDFAGSSIVHSVGAWAGLIGAMLLGPRIGKFIDGKPQAIPGHNMAIATLGALILWIGWYGFNPGSQLAMDQWVPYVAVTTTLAAAGGAIGATVISTLTSGKPDLTMIINGILAGLVSITAGCGNLTFVGSWVAGLIGGIIVVFAVSALDASGIDDPVGAFSVHGVCGVWGTLVVGLWGFDIQGDGSPLGLLVGGGISQLGIQALGCAAYAIWTIVTCWIAWSVIGGLFGGIRVTEKEEVEGLDIGEHGMEAYPDFVSSGR; this is translated from the coding sequence ATGACAACTGCTTACGAGTCGCCCAACACGCGACGCAAATCTCGCCTCCAGGAGGCAAGTCTTTTGGAGGGCCCGATGCTCCTCCTTCAAAGCATTCGCGGTTTTAAAACCAATCGCTCACTCTTGTGGCTTGGCTGCGTGCCACTGGCCCTTTTCGGTCTTGGGCTTTTCAACCTCTCGGCTCACGCCGCAGAGATGCCTGAACTCAATGCAGCATTTTTAGCCAACAATCTTTGGCTGCTGGTGGCGACGATCCTGGTGATTTTCATGAACGCCGGTTTCGCCATGGTCGAAGCCGGAATGTGCCGCCAAAAAAATGCGGTGAATATTCTCGCTAAAAATCTGTTCGTCTTTGCACTTGCCGTAACCGCCTACTGGTTCGTTGGCTATTCGTTGATGTATGGCAATGCCATTGCCGCTGGCTGGCTCTATTTCAACGGGTTGTTTTTTGATCCAGCTGTTACGCCCGAACTAATTTCAGAAGCTGGCCTTGTTCCAAGTGTTGACTTCTTGTTTCAGGCTGCTTTCGCTGGAACAGCAGCAACCATCGTTTCAGGCCTCGTCGCTGAGCGCGTGAAATTTGGCGAATTCGTAGTGTTTTCGCTCATTCTCACTGCATTCATCTATCCCATTGCAGGTAGTTGGGAATGGAATGGAGGCTGGCTGAACTCCGTTGGTGACAAAGAATTTATCGATTTTGCTGGTTCATCCATTGTTCACTCCGTTGGAGCCTGGGCTGGACTGATTGGAGCCATGCTTCTTGGCCCTCGTATCGGCAAATTCATTGATGGCAAGCCTCAGGCGATCCCTGGCCACAACATGGCCATTGCCACTCTTGGTGCACTGATTCTTTGGATTGGCTGGTATGGATTCAACCCTGGTTCCCAGCTCGCCATGGATCAGTGGGTCCCTTACGTTGCTGTAACAACAACCTTGGCTGCGGCTGGTGGAGCTATCGGTGCCACCGTGATCTCAACCCTGACCTCCGGCAAACCTGACCTGACCATGATCATCAACGGCATCCTTGCCGGCCTGGTGAGCATCACGGCAGGTTGCGGCAACCTCACCTTTGTTGGCTCCTGGGTTGCTGGTCTGATCGGCGGAATCATCGTTGTCTTTGCCGTATCAGCGCTTGACGCATCAGGCATTGACGATCCGGTTGGAGCCTTCTCAGTCCATGGCGTGTGTGGCGTCTGGGGAACTTTGGTGGTTGGTCTTTGGGGCTTTGACATCCAGGGGGATGGCTCTCCCCTCGGCTTGCTCGTCGGAGGTGGCATCAGCCAGCTCGGCATCCAAGCTCTCGGTTGTGCGGCCTATGCCATTTGGACGATCGTGACCTGCTGGATTGCTTGGTCCGTGATCGGTGGCTTGTTCGGAGGCATCCGAGTCACCGAGAAGGAAGAAGTGGAAGGCCTTGATATTGGTGAGCACGGAATGGAGGCCTATCCAGATTTCGTGTCATCAGGCCGATAA
- a CDS encoding DUF4079 domain-containing protein, with product MNLPALPFAASFMHPLMMWGLLAAGGYSMFLGIKAKKVRTGTPEQRKALLPGKFAQRHYRWGSLILAVMVTGMIGGMAVTYLNNGKLFVGPHLLVGLAMTGMIALAAALAPFMQQGNVIARKVHVGLNMGMLTLFLWQAVSGMQIVNKIWENR from the coding sequence ATGAACCTGCCAGCTCTGCCTTTTGCCGCCAGCTTTATGCACCCCCTGATGATGTGGGGGCTTTTGGCCGCAGGTGGTTATTCGATGTTTCTTGGCATCAAAGCCAAGAAGGTTCGGACAGGGACCCCAGAGCAGCGCAAGGCCCTGTTGCCGGGCAAGTTTGCTCAGCGTCATTACCGCTGGGGAAGCCTGATCCTCGCGGTGATGGTGACCGGAATGATCGGAGGTATGGCCGTGACTTACCTCAACAACGGCAAGTTGTTCGTGGGTCCGCATCTGCTCGTGGGCTTAGCAATGACCGGAATGATTGCTCTAGCGGCAGCCTTGGCTCCGTTCATGCAGCAGGGCAATGTGATTGCGCGCAAAGTTCACGTTGGGCTCAACATGGGCATGCTCACCTTGTTCCTTTGGCAGGCGGTGAGCGGAATGCAGATCGTGAACAAAATCTGGGAGAACCGCTGA
- the murJ gene encoding murein biosynthesis integral membrane protein MurJ has protein sequence MARSLKRIALVVTYGTLLSKVGGLVRQLVIAAAFGVGAAYDAYNYAYVLPGFLLILLGGINGPFHSAMVSVLSRRPREEGAHILATLNTMVSALLLVLTIVLVLAADPLITLVGPGLNPELHRIAAVQLQVMAPMALLAGLIGLGFGSLNAADEFWIPAISPLMSSLALIVGIGLLWWQAGSAISTPALALWGGVVLALSTLVGAFLQWLLQLPALMKQGLVQLRLAWDWRHPGVQEVWQVMGPATLSSGMLQINVFTDLFFASGLLGAAAGLGYANLLVQTPLGLISNALLVPLLPTFSRLTAAQDRPELIARIRQGLMLSTASMLPLGALFLALASPIVALVYERGAFNQGAVELVTGLLMAYGLGMPAYLGRDVLVRVFYALGDGTTPFRLSVIGIGLNVVFDWALVGGPTPWGPQLPFNFGAAGLVLATVLINVLTCVALLLALQHRLKVLPLRRWGMDGLRLTVAAIGAGIVAWGLSQGVRWPVDLVGRLLQVGLSGSLGVLVFMALGQAFNVQEVREISQGLTRRFTRR, from the coding sequence ATGGCGAGATCTCTCAAGCGCATCGCTTTGGTCGTGACCTACGGCACGTTGCTGAGCAAGGTTGGCGGTTTAGTGCGTCAGTTGGTGATTGCGGCAGCCTTCGGGGTGGGTGCTGCTTACGACGCTTACAACTACGCCTACGTCCTTCCTGGATTCCTCTTGATCCTGTTGGGAGGGATCAACGGGCCATTTCATAGCGCCATGGTGAGCGTGCTCAGCCGCCGTCCCAGAGAGGAGGGAGCGCACATTTTGGCCACGTTGAACACGATGGTTAGCGCTCTGCTGCTGGTGTTAACGATCGTTCTCGTGTTGGCAGCTGATCCATTGATCACGCTCGTCGGCCCTGGCCTTAATCCGGAGTTGCATCGCATAGCCGCGGTGCAACTCCAAGTGATGGCTCCCATGGCGCTCTTGGCTGGTCTGATCGGCCTTGGCTTTGGATCGCTCAATGCTGCTGATGAGTTCTGGATCCCGGCGATTTCGCCGTTGATGTCCAGTCTCGCCCTCATCGTTGGGATCGGTTTGCTCTGGTGGCAGGCGGGATCCGCAATCTCAACTCCCGCTCTCGCGCTCTGGGGAGGGGTGGTGTTGGCGTTATCCACCCTGGTCGGTGCCTTTCTGCAATGGCTTCTGCAGCTGCCTGCCTTGATGAAGCAAGGACTGGTTCAGTTGCGTCTCGCCTGGGATTGGCGCCATCCCGGGGTTCAAGAGGTTTGGCAGGTGATGGGCCCAGCCACCCTGTCGTCGGGAATGTTGCAGATCAATGTGTTTACCGATTTGTTTTTTGCTTCGGGCTTGCTGGGAGCAGCGGCTGGGCTTGGTTACGCCAATTTGTTGGTTCAAACGCCGCTGGGGTTGATTTCCAATGCTTTGTTGGTGCCGCTGCTGCCAACCTTTTCCCGTCTCACGGCTGCGCAAGATCGCCCGGAGCTGATTGCTCGAATCCGTCAGGGTTTGATGTTGTCAACGGCGTCGATGCTTCCCCTTGGGGCCTTGTTTCTGGCTCTCGCCTCACCAATTGTGGCTTTGGTTTACGAACGCGGTGCGTTCAACCAAGGTGCGGTGGAGCTCGTGACGGGCTTGCTAATGGCCTATGGACTTGGCATGCCGGCCTATCTCGGCCGAGACGTGTTGGTGCGCGTGTTTTACGCCTTGGGCGACGGCACCACACCCTTTCGCCTTTCGGTCATCGGCATTGGGCTCAATGTGGTGTTCGACTGGGCGCTGGTGGGTGGCCCAACGCCTTGGGGCCCTCAGCTTCCCTTCAATTTCGGTGCAGCGGGGTTGGTGCTGGCCACCGTTTTGATCAACGTGCTGACCTGCGTCGCCCTCTTGTTGGCCCTGCAGCATCGCCTCAAAGTGTTGCCGTTGAGACGCTGGGGCATGGATGGTTTGCGCTTAACGGTTGCAGCCATAGGCGCTGGGATCGTTGCCTGGGGCTTGAGCCAAGGGGTGCGTTGGCCTGTTGATCTTGTGGGCCGCCTCCTGCAGGTCGGCCTTTCGGGATCTCTGGGGGTTCTGGTGTTTATGGCGTTGGGTCAAGCGTTCAACGTTCAAGAGGTTCGCGAGATCAGCCAAGGCCTGACGCGACGCTTCACTCGTCGTTGA